The proteins below are encoded in one region of Coffea arabica cultivar ET-39 chromosome 4c, Coffea Arabica ET-39 HiFi, whole genome shotgun sequence:
- the LOC113740289 gene encoding thioredoxin-like 1-2, chloroplastic has translation MACCLKTGFYVSGSSDTFLGCRAKGSLGVSPSVGALQLSNSRSKDFMGKQLDYSVQNSTYWDVKAPTTFSVKARASISVSRALRWWEKTLKPNMIEIHSAQELVDSLLNAGDRLVIVDFYSPGCGGCKALHPKICQLAESNPSAIFLKVNYEELKPMCYSLHIHVLPFFRFYRGAEGRLCSFSCTNATIKKFKDALAKYGTEGCSLGPARGLEESELLALASSGQISRNVPLGYATEKKDKQVQDVVLNGFDLSSSVVKDENKRGVNGGSAVVMA, from the exons ATGGCTTGTTGTTTGAAGACTGGTTTCTATGTTTCTGGTTCAAGTGATACCTTTCTTGGCTGTAGAGCCAAAGGGTCTTTAGGGGTTTCTCCGTCTGTTGGGGCTCTCCAATTATCAAATTCAAGATCAAAGGATTTCATGGGGAAACAATTGGATTATTCAGTCCAAAATTCAACCTATTGGGATGTCAAAGCTCCAACTACTTTTTCTGTTAAG GCACGAGCATCAATTTCTGTTAGCAGAGCTTTGAGATGGTGGGAGAAGACTCTTAAGCCGAACATGATTGAGATCCATTCTGCACAAGAACTTGTGGATTCATTGTTAAATGCTGGagatagattggttatagttgacTTTTATTCCCCTGGTTGTGGAGGTTGCAAGGCTTTGCATCCCAAG ATCTGTCAACTGGCTGAATCAAACCCCAGTGCAATTTTTCTCAAAGTCAATTATGAAGAACTCAAGCCCATGTGCTATAGCTTGCATATTCATGTCCTACCATTCTTCAGATTCTATAGAGGTGCAGAGGGCAGGCTATGCAGCTTCAGTTGTACTAATGCAACG ATCAAGAAATTTAAGGACGCTTTAGCAAAATATGGGACTGAAGGTTGTAGTCTTGGTCCAGCAAGAGGGCTAGAAGAATCGGAGCTATTGGCTTTAGCCTCAAGTGGACAAATATCAAGAAATGTGCCACTAGGATATGCAACTGAGAAGAAGGATAAGCAAGTGCAGGATGTGGTGTTGAATGGTTTTGATCTGTCCAGTTCTGTGGTTAAAGATGAAAATAAGAGGGGAGTCAATGGAGGCTCTGCTGTTGTGATGGCCTAA